A stretch of the Aythya fuligula isolate bAytFul2 chromosome 18, bAytFul2.pri, whole genome shotgun sequence genome encodes the following:
- the CBX4 gene encoding E3 SUMO-protein ligase CBX4, translated as MELPAVGEHVFAVESIEKKRIRKGRVEYLVKWRGWSPKYNTWEPEENILDPRLLIAFQNRERQEQLMGYRKRGPKPKPLVMQLPSFARRSNILTGLQDPAVDTRPKLDLGSSGKSQQHQYELNSKKHHQYQPNGKESSMKHQSHSKGKYYYQLNSKKHHHYQPDPKMYEPHYQPSSKEPQSQACLDSNKSPLVAHPDKWAHGPAKNLLGPVKNLAAESKNGAEKNMSSGTGPPPRDRVTSNGLGGKMKIVKNKNKNGRIVIVMSKYMENGMQAVKIKSGEAPRKRATEERTPKKGGEEKLEAWRKPGEERVVGSNALGAAEAEGRQPPVELEESSRKPPPAKELPLPPAEQPLQLTTKPDLVPWSLSPGQEHSPSSMGLNLSSPGARKRCLSEPHGDREPGKKRLTSRSISAPTCLSPPGPERPEAPAAAQPEVILLDSDLDEPIDLRCVKPRAEGEPALAQVKPEVPPVPAEKPAAEPPQPREAAEEEEEAESLQEFKPFFGNIIITDVTANCLTVTFKEYVTV; from the exons ATGGAGCTGCCGGCGGTGGGGGAGCACGTCTTCGCCGTGGAGAGCATCGAGAAGAAGCGGATCCGAAAg GGCAGAGTGGAGTACCTGGTGAAATGGAGGGGCTGGTCGCCCAA ATACAACACGTGGGAGCCCGAGGAGAACATCCTGGACCCCCGGCTGCTGATCGCCTTCCAGAACAG GGAGCGGCAGGAGCAGCTGATGGGATACCGCAAGCGGGGGCCCAAGCCAAAGCCGCTCGTCATGCAG CTTCCCTCCTTTGCCCGCCGCTCGAACATCCTGACGGGGCTGCAGGACCCTGCTGTGGACACCAGGCCAAAGCTGGACCTCGGCTCCTCCGGcaagagccagcagcaccagtaTGAACTCAACAGCAAGAAGCACCACCAGTACCAGCCCAATGGCAAGGAGAGCAGCATGAAGCACCAGTCCCACAGCAAAGGCAAGTATTACTACCAGCTGAACAGCAAGAAGCACCACCACTACCAGCCGGACCCCAAGATGTACGAGCCCCATTACCAGCCCAGCAGCAAGGAGCCGCAGAGCCAGGCCTGCTTGGACAGTAACAAGAGCCCCTTGGTCGCCCATCCGGACAAGTGGGCGCACGGCCCGGCCAAAAACTTGCTGGGCCCAGTCAAGAACCTCGCTGCCGAGAGCAAGAACGGGGCTGAGAAGAATATGTCCAGTGGTACCGGGCCCCCCCCTCGGGACAGGGTGACGAGCAATGGCCTCGGGGGCAAGATGAAGATCGtcaagaacaaaaacaagaacGGGCGCATCGTGATCGTCATGAGCAAGTACATGGAGAACGGCATGCAGGCGGTGAAGATCAAGTCCGGGGAGGCGCCCCGGAAGCGGGCCACGGAGGAGAGGACTCCTAAGAAGGGTGGGGAAGAGAAGCTGGAGGCTTGGAGGAAGCCGGGGGAGGAGAGGGTGGTGGGCAGCAATGCCCTGGGCGCTGCAGAGGCCGAGGGCAGGCAGCCCCCCgtggagctggaggagagctcCAGGAAGCCTCCCCCAGCCAAAGAGCTGCCCCTTCCTCCAGcggagcagcccctgcagctcacCACCAAGCCGGACCTCGTGCCCTGGTCCCTGAGCCCcgggcaggagcacagcccgTCCTCCATGGGACTGAACCTCTCCAGCCCGGGCGCCCGCAAGCGCTGCCTGTCAGAGCCGCACGGGGACCGGGAGCCGGGCAAGAAGCGCCTGACGTCCCGGAGCATCAGTGCCCCCACCTGCCTCAGCCCTCCCGGCCCCGAGCGGCCGGAGGCGCCCGCCGCTGCCCAGCCAGAGGTCATCCTGCTGGATTCGGACCTGGACGAGCCCATAGACTTGCGCTGCGTGAAGCCGCGGGCGGAGGGCGAGCCGGCCCTGGCGCAGGTGAAGCCGGAGGTGCCACCGGTGCCGGCCGAGAAGCCGGCTGCGGAGCCACCGCAGCCCCGGGAGGctgcggaggaggaggaggaggccgagTCCCTGCAGGAATTCAAGCCCTTCTTTGGGAATATAATTATCACAGACGTGACCGCAAACTGCCTGACCGTGACCTTCAAGGAGTACGTGACGGTGTGA